A section of the Streptomyces sp. CG1 genome encodes:
- a CDS encoding PucR family transcriptional regulator, with amino-acid sequence MSWEPPSPRVRELIRQGARRALDPPEEWLRELDEATLSGPHHAQINDDPVLAAATRRANRSNLFFWASANIDRPGVRVAPNIGDVPVAVARDLVRRGLNESALDAYRAGQGVAIRRWIGICLTLTSDTDELRELLDVSCRSITTFVDDTIAAVTELIARQRDELAQGTHAERRETVSLLLYGAPIPRARAEQRLGYRLMGRHTAAIVWSEDAHADPAVLGRATDLIAANAADPQPLTVLAGAATRWMWLHGDPDPATLRDALAAEPSVRVAVGSTGEDLAGFRRSHIDALTVQRMLARLASAQQMATHDEVELVALVTSDVEAADGFVRRVLGDLAHAEPDIREAARVFVAAQCNASHAADRLYIHRNTLLRRLAHADRLLPRPLAEDVLGVGTALEILRWRGTG; translated from the coding sequence GTGTCCTGGGAGCCGCCGTCCCCGCGCGTACGCGAACTGATCCGCCAAGGAGCACGCAGGGCGCTCGACCCTCCGGAGGAGTGGCTGCGCGAGCTCGACGAGGCCACTCTCTCCGGTCCCCATCATGCCCAGATCAACGACGACCCGGTGCTCGCCGCGGCGACCCGCCGCGCCAACCGGTCCAACCTGTTCTTCTGGGCCTCCGCCAACATCGACCGGCCCGGCGTGCGGGTCGCGCCGAACATCGGCGACGTCCCGGTCGCCGTCGCCCGCGACCTCGTGCGCCGCGGGCTCAACGAGAGCGCCCTGGACGCCTACCGCGCCGGCCAGGGTGTCGCCATCCGGCGGTGGATCGGAATCTGCCTCACCCTCACCTCCGACACCGACGAACTGCGCGAACTCCTCGACGTGTCCTGCCGCTCGATCACGACCTTCGTGGACGACACCATCGCCGCCGTGACCGAGCTCATCGCCAGGCAACGCGACGAACTCGCCCAGGGCACCCATGCCGAACGGCGCGAAACCGTCAGCCTGTTGCTGTACGGAGCCCCGATCCCGCGGGCCCGGGCCGAACAGCGCCTCGGCTACCGGCTGATGGGCCGTCACACCGCGGCCATCGTCTGGAGCGAGGACGCCCACGCCGACCCCGCCGTCCTCGGCCGGGCCACCGACCTGATCGCCGCCAACGCCGCCGATCCCCAGCCGCTCACCGTGCTCGCCGGCGCCGCGACCCGCTGGATGTGGCTGCACGGAGACCCCGACCCGGCCACGCTGCGCGACGCGTTGGCCGCCGAGCCGAGCGTGCGGGTCGCGGTCGGCTCCACCGGCGAGGATCTGGCGGGCTTCCGCCGCAGCCACATCGACGCCCTCACCGTCCAGCGGATGCTTGCCCGCCTCGCCTCGGCACAGCAGATGGCCACGCACGACGAGGTGGAACTGGTCGCCCTGGTCACCTCCGACGTGGAGGCCGCCGACGGCTTCGTCCGGCGCGTCCTCGGCGATCTGGCACACGCCGAGCCGGACATCCGCGAGGCTGCCCGGGTCTTCGTCGCCGCCCAGTGCAACGCCTCCCATGCGGCCGACCGGCTCTACATCCACCGCAACACCCTGCTGAGACGCCTTGCGCACGCCGACCGCCTGCTGCCCCGCCCACTCGCCGAAGACGTCCTCGGTGTCGGCACCGCGCTGGAGATCCTGCGGTGGCGGGGCACGGGCTGA
- a CDS encoding SDR family NAD(P)-dependent oxidoreductase produces MGLGRFEFTSGTAIVTGAASGIGEQLAHGPARRGTALALVDRDADRLEQVAEAARSRTAVPVATYVIDLADDKAVRRLGEQLATEHPDARLLINNAGAALPGTFDQVSAEEFDWLLAVNFRSVVTLTRALLPTLRAQSGAHLVNVSSVFGLIAPAGQVAYCTSKYAVRGFTEALRAELFEQVGATVVHPGGVRTRIAENARIAAAVAGDARRRDGDGIARLLTYPPEWAAAQILDAVARRSPRLLIGMSARLPDLMSRISPALLSPVLLEAFRKRAARSA; encoded by the coding sequence ATGGGGCTGGGCCGCTTCGAATTCACTTCCGGAACCGCGATCGTCACCGGTGCGGCGAGCGGCATCGGGGAGCAACTGGCCCACGGGCCGGCCCGCAGGGGCACGGCCCTGGCCTTGGTCGACCGGGATGCCGACCGCCTGGAGCAGGTGGCCGAAGCCGCGAGGTCCCGCACCGCCGTTCCGGTGGCGACGTATGTGATCGACCTCGCGGACGACAAGGCCGTGCGCCGCCTCGGCGAGCAACTCGCCACCGAGCACCCGGATGCCCGTCTTCTGATCAACAACGCGGGTGCTGCCCTGCCCGGCACGTTCGACCAGGTCAGCGCGGAGGAGTTCGACTGGCTGCTGGCGGTCAACTTCCGCTCCGTGGTGACCCTGACCCGGGCACTGCTGCCCACGCTGCGCGCGCAGTCCGGCGCCCATCTGGTCAATGTCTCCAGCGTGTTCGGTCTGATCGCCCCGGCGGGCCAGGTCGCCTACTGCACCAGCAAGTACGCGGTGCGCGGGTTCACCGAGGCGCTGCGCGCCGAACTGTTCGAACAGGTGGGGGCGACGGTGGTTCATCCCGGCGGTGTGCGTACCCGGATCGCCGAGAACGCGCGGATCGCCGCCGCGGTCGCGGGTGACGCGAGGCGGCGCGACGGGGACGGCATCGCCCGGCTGCTGACCTACCCGCCGGAGTGGGCCGCCGCACAGATCCTCGACGCCGTGGCGCGGCGCAGCCCGCGGCTGCTGATCGGGATGAGCGCCCGGCTGCCCGACCTGATGTCCCGGATCAGCCCGGCTCTCCTCTCCCCTGTACTGCTGGAGGCGTTCCGCAAGCGCGCCGCCCGAAGCGCCTGA
- a CDS encoding purple acid phosphatase family protein codes for MNTPDSVVRSGPSRRALLAGASGAGLAGAVGPAGATPAAASPVLWEKPGALGAPRVAGLHLQFGADASREVVVSWHTTASVSRPRVLLGTPAGGLGRTVAAQTTTYRDAKSGTEVQVHHARVRGLRPDTDYVYAAVHEGAQAEFGTVRTAPRGRSAFTFTSFGDQGTPTLGKKNDSGIYVNDNLGSPAAGDTTAGVERIAPLFHLVNGDLCYANLSTDRVRTWSDWFENNSRSARHRPWMPAAGNHENELGNGPIGYGAYQTYFSLPDAGADTELHGLWYAFTAGSVRVISLNNDDVAFQDGGNSYVHGYSGGAQKRWLEAELAASRANPGIDWVVVCMHQVVISTADKFNGADLGIREEWVPLFDRYGVDLVVCGHEHHYERSHPIRGQQSNDTRTPIPAATDTHTVDTTKGTVHMVIGGGGTSAPSNQLLFPTPQCRVITKVGPADPATGKRPPVYVLEDAPWSAVRDAAHSYGFAAFEVDPGRPGGTTSIHVTYYTVTGPYGDLVPVDRFTLTRPRGDH; via the coding sequence ATGAACACTCCTGACTCTGTTGTCCGTTCAGGTCCCAGCAGACGAGCGCTGCTGGCGGGTGCGTCGGGGGCAGGGCTGGCCGGTGCGGTGGGGCCGGCCGGTGCGACACCCGCCGCGGCGAGCCCTGTGCTGTGGGAGAAGCCCGGTGCACTGGGGGCACCGCGGGTCGCGGGGCTGCATCTGCAGTTCGGGGCCGATGCCTCCCGTGAGGTCGTGGTCTCCTGGCACACCACCGCGTCCGTGTCCCGGCCGCGTGTGCTGCTCGGCACCCCGGCCGGCGGTCTCGGCCGTACCGTCGCCGCGCAGACCACGACATACCGCGACGCCAAGTCGGGCACCGAGGTACAGGTGCACCACGCCAGGGTGCGCGGCCTCAGGCCGGACACCGACTATGTCTACGCCGCGGTGCACGAGGGCGCGCAGGCCGAGTTCGGCACCGTACGCACCGCCCCGCGCGGCCGGTCGGCGTTCACCTTCACCAGCTTCGGCGACCAGGGCACACCGACCCTCGGCAAGAAGAACGACAGCGGCATCTACGTCAACGACAACCTCGGCTCGCCGGCCGCCGGCGACACCACCGCCGGCGTCGAGCGGATCGCGCCCCTGTTCCACCTGGTCAACGGGGACCTCTGCTACGCCAACCTGTCCACGGACCGGGTACGCACGTGGTCCGACTGGTTCGAGAACAACTCCCGTTCGGCCCGCCACCGCCCCTGGATGCCGGCCGCCGGCAACCACGAGAACGAACTCGGCAACGGCCCCATCGGCTACGGCGCCTACCAGACCTACTTCAGCTTGCCCGACGCGGGCGCCGATACCGAACTGCACGGCCTGTGGTACGCGTTCACCGCGGGTTCGGTACGGGTGATCAGCCTCAACAACGACGACGTCGCCTTCCAGGACGGCGGCAACTCCTACGTCCACGGTTACTCCGGCGGCGCCCAGAAGCGCTGGCTGGAGGCCGAGCTCGCCGCCTCCCGGGCGAACCCCGGCATCGACTGGGTCGTCGTGTGCATGCACCAGGTGGTGATCTCGACCGCCGACAAGTTCAACGGCGCCGACCTCGGTATCCGCGAGGAGTGGGTGCCGCTGTTCGACCGTTACGGCGTCGACCTCGTCGTCTGCGGCCACGAGCACCACTACGAGCGGTCGCACCCCATCCGGGGCCAGCAGTCCAACGACACCCGTACGCCGATCCCGGCCGCCACCGACACGCACACCGTCGACACCACCAAGGGCACCGTGCACATGGTGATCGGCGGGGGCGGCACCTCGGCCCCCTCCAACCAACTCCTCTTCCCCACCCCGCAGTGCCGGGTGATCACCAAGGTGGGTCCGGCCGACCCGGCGACCGGCAAACGCCCGCCCGTCTACGTCCTCGAGGACGCCCCCTGGTCGGCGGTACGCGACGCAGCGCACTCCTACGGCTTCGCCGCGTTCGAGGTCGACCCGGGCCGTCCCGGCGGCACGACCTCGATCCACGTCACCTATTACACGGTCACCGGGCCCTACGGCGACCTCGTCCCCGTCGACCGCTTCACCCTCACCCGCCCACGCGGCGACCACTGA
- a CDS encoding DUF3995 domain-containing protein codes for MPSFVWATGSTFGAQSTVSPSLVKLARDGVPWFLTVLVTTGFLKLFGALVGIGLARPRGSRISRLMVFCGGGAAILLTWHGGLFVVHGVLVEAGAVSVERDLAALTGWYLYLWGPWFIVGGLAFAGATALYVRQHVDRCKLRLYGTVGALGALVLSVASTVTGIG; via the coding sequence GTGCCCAGTTTCGTCTGGGCGACGGGCAGTACCTTCGGCGCACAGTCGACGGTGTCGCCGTCGTTGGTGAAACTCGCTCGCGACGGAGTGCCGTGGTTCCTGACCGTCCTGGTGACAACCGGCTTCCTGAAGCTCTTCGGGGCACTGGTCGGTATCGGCCTGGCTCGACCGCGGGGCTCGCGGATCAGCCGACTCATGGTGTTCTGCGGCGGTGGCGCGGCGATCCTGCTCACGTGGCACGGTGGCCTCTTCGTCGTCCACGGTGTCCTGGTCGAGGCTGGGGCCGTCTCTGTTGAGCGAGATCTGGCTGCGCTGACTGGTTGGTACCTCTACCTGTGGGGGCCGTGGTTCATCGTCGGTGGTCTGGCTTTCGCCGGGGCCACCGCGCTGTACGTCCGCCAACACGTTGATCGATGCAAGCTGCGGCTCTACGGCACCGTGGGCGCACTCGGTGCCCTGGTCCTGTCCGTGGCCTCGACGGTGACCGGCATCGGTTGA
- a CDS encoding alkaline phosphatase family protein, with product MAELTRRRLLGTAAGALGATAALSLLPPSIQKAVAAGPPPRGSLSDIEHVVMLMQENRSFDHYFGTLSGVRGFSDPDALRLGNGRSVFYQPDTKNPKGYLLPFHLDTHKSSAQAIPSTSHAWSVQHQAWNGGKMDQWLPAHRRADGVNGPYVMGYYTREDIPFQFALAEAFTICDNYYCSVFGPTWPNRLMWMTGTIDPAGTHGGPIISNVAPTPYRWTTYAERLQAAGVSWKVYQQDDDYGCNLLEQFATFKNARPGSELYERGVRPQPEGTFEDDARNDRLPAVSWIIPTGYQSEHPDYLPAAGADFVASKIEAIASNPAVWQKTAFILNYDENDGLFDHVAPPTPPADTADEYIQGLPIGGGFRVPAIIISPWTVGGWVASEAFDHTSALRLLERFTGVAEPNISGWRRATFGDLTTAFRFSDARPSSPQLPDDTAEQLEKAKEEVATLPKPTLPGADQTFPQQESGRRPHV from the coding sequence ATGGCTGAGTTGACACGCCGTAGACTGCTGGGTACGGCCGCGGGTGCGCTGGGCGCCACCGCGGCGCTCTCCCTCCTCCCGCCGAGCATCCAGAAGGCCGTCGCCGCGGGGCCGCCCCCGCGCGGATCGCTGAGCGACATCGAGCACGTGGTCATGCTGATGCAGGAGAACCGGTCGTTCGACCACTACTTCGGCACCCTGTCGGGTGTCCGGGGCTTCAGCGACCCGGACGCCCTCAGGCTCGGCAACGGGCGTTCGGTCTTCTACCAGCCCGACACCAAGAACCCGAAGGGCTATCTGCTGCCCTTCCACCTCGACACCCACAAGTCGAGCGCACAGGCCATCCCGTCCACCAGCCACGCCTGGTCCGTGCAGCACCAGGCCTGGAACGGCGGCAAGATGGACCAGTGGCTGCCCGCGCACCGCAGGGCCGACGGCGTCAACGGACCCTATGTGATGGGCTACTACACGCGCGAGGACATCCCGTTCCAGTTCGCGCTCGCCGAGGCCTTCACCATCTGCGACAACTACTACTGCTCGGTGTTCGGTCCGACGTGGCCCAACCGCCTGATGTGGATGACCGGCACGATCGACCCCGCCGGCACCCACGGCGGCCCGATCATCAGCAACGTCGCGCCCACGCCGTACCGCTGGACGACGTACGCCGAACGGCTCCAGGCGGCGGGCGTCAGCTGGAAGGTGTACCAGCAGGACGACGACTACGGCTGCAACCTGCTGGAGCAGTTCGCCACCTTCAAGAACGCCCGGCCCGGCTCCGAGCTGTACGAGCGGGGCGTACGCCCGCAGCCCGAGGGTACCTTCGAGGACGACGCGCGCAACGACCGTCTCCCCGCCGTGAGCTGGATCATTCCAACGGGCTACCAGTCGGAGCACCCGGACTATCTCCCGGCGGCCGGCGCCGACTTCGTCGCCTCGAAGATCGAGGCGATCGCGTCCAACCCCGCGGTGTGGCAGAAGACCGCCTTCATCCTCAACTACGACGAGAACGACGGCCTGTTCGACCATGTGGCACCGCCCACCCCGCCCGCGGACACGGCGGACGAGTACATCCAGGGTCTGCCGATCGGTGGCGGCTTCCGTGTCCCGGCCATCATCATCTCGCCCTGGACCGTGGGTGGTTGGGTCGCCTCGGAGGCCTTCGACCACACCTCGGCCCTGCGGCTCCTGGAGCGGTTCACCGGGGTGGCGGAGCCGAACATCAGCGGCTGGCGGCGCGCCACCTTCGGCGACCTCACGACCGCCTTCCGCTTCAGCGACGCCCGCCCGAGTTCGCCCCAGCTCCCCGATGACACCGCGGAGCAACTGGAGAAGGCCAAGGAGGAGGTGGCGACCCTGCCCAAGCCGACGCTGCCCGGAGCGGACCAGACCTTCCCGCAGCAGGAAAGCGGCCGCCGCCCGCACGTGTGA
- a CDS encoding alpha/beta hydrolase, which translates to MPVLDWKPDLLEGYHQHTLELGADPDGEGSAAAVLVRRDPDGESHDPLPVRGAVLYVHGFSDYFFQTDLADFFAARGLAFYALDLRKCGRARRPGQTAHYVSDLALYDRELDLALEAIVQEHPGVPVLLAAHSTGGLILPLWLDRRRAAGRTGPVSGVVLNSPWFDLQGTRTQRGLLTQVLRVAAKAAPLRTLSVPTGVYGDTLHQSRSGEWEFDLELKPLQGFPVTVGWLNAIRRAHATLHLGLDIGIPSLILRSDRSHFSSRHSELSDRADLILDVTQIARWSGCLGDETTVVPIPGARHDVFLSRPEARTHAYSVVEAWLDRHPRVTGATDTLVQEKSRTTSS; encoded by the coding sequence ATGCCCGTACTCGACTGGAAGCCCGACCTGCTGGAGGGCTATCACCAGCACACCTTGGAACTCGGCGCGGACCCCGACGGCGAGGGCAGTGCGGCCGCGGTCCTGGTCCGCCGGGACCCGGACGGCGAGAGCCACGATCCACTCCCCGTACGGGGAGCCGTCCTGTATGTCCACGGTTTCTCGGACTACTTCTTCCAGACCGACCTGGCCGACTTCTTCGCCGCGCGCGGCCTCGCTTTCTACGCGCTCGACCTGCGCAAGTGCGGCCGCGCCCGACGCCCGGGGCAGACCGCGCACTACGTCAGCGACCTTGCCCTGTACGACCGGGAACTCGACCTCGCCCTCGAGGCCATCGTCCAGGAGCACCCGGGCGTGCCCGTTCTCCTCGCCGCCCACTCCACCGGCGGCCTGATCCTGCCGCTGTGGCTCGACCGCCGCCGCGCTGCCGGCCGTACCGGGCCGGTCTCCGGTGTCGTCCTCAACAGCCCTTGGTTCGATCTGCAGGGCACCAGGACGCAGCGCGGCCTGCTCACCCAGGTGCTGCGCGTGGCAGCCAAGGCGGCCCCCCTGCGTACGCTCTCCGTCCCGACCGGCGTCTACGGCGACACGCTGCACCAAAGCCGCAGCGGCGAGTGGGAGTTCGACCTCGAACTCAAACCGCTCCAGGGATTCCCGGTCACCGTCGGCTGGCTCAACGCAATCCGACGCGCCCACGCCACCCTGCACCTGGGACTCGACATCGGCATCCCCTCACTGATCCTGCGCTCGGACCGGAGTCATTTCTCCAGCCGCCACTCGGAGTTGAGCGACCGCGCCGACCTGATCCTTGACGTCACGCAGATCGCCCGCTGGTCCGGCTGCCTCGGCGACGAGACCACAGTCGTCCCGATCCCCGGCGCCCGCCACGACGTCTTCCTCTCCCGCCCCGAAGCCCGAACACACGCGTACTCCGTGGTCGAGGCCTGGCTGGACCGGCATCCCCGGGTGACAGGCGCGACCGACACCCTCGTGCAGGAGAAGAGCCGAACCACGTCCTCGTAA
- a CDS encoding flavin-containing monooxygenase, whose product MSLHAAASPTELDVLIVGAGISGIGAAYYLQRDHPGRSYAILESRGASGGTWDLFRYPGIRSDSDLHTFGYAFKPWRDEDAIADGDKILAYLRETAAENGIERHIRFHTKVLSATWSSQQARWTVVVERSDTGERSTLTCSWLFCAAGYYRYDEGFTPHFSGRERFRGRIVHPQHWPEDLDYAGKRVVIIGSGATAVTLVPAMAETAGHVVMLQRTPSYILPVPARDRVADLLKAAFGEERGHALARRKNILRQAAVWGFCRRFPKAARRIVRRVNVKMLPAGYPVDEHFNPPYDPWDQRLCAVPDGDLFRVIRRGDASMVTDRIETFTETGLRLASGRELTADIVITATGLNVQAMGGITLNVDGRPVELDDTVAYKGMMLSGVPNFAYTIGYTNASWTLKVGLLCEHFCRLLTRMDEGGFDIACPEVADADMPLRPFLDFQAGYIRRAVDRLPRQGNRAPWQTSQQYLGDVKLLRKLPVDDPELRLARSPAYRSAHSAGATRAGV is encoded by the coding sequence ATGTCTTTGCACGCCGCCGCCTCCCCCACCGAGCTCGACGTGCTGATCGTGGGCGCCGGGATCTCCGGGATCGGTGCCGCCTACTACCTCCAGCGCGATCATCCGGGGCGCAGCTATGCGATCCTCGAGTCGCGCGGAGCCTCCGGCGGCACCTGGGACCTCTTCCGCTACCCCGGGATCCGCTCCGACTCCGACCTGCACACCTTCGGGTACGCGTTCAAGCCCTGGCGTGACGAGGACGCGATCGCCGACGGGGACAAGATCCTGGCCTATCTGCGGGAGACCGCGGCCGAGAACGGCATCGAGCGGCACATCCGGTTCCACACCAAGGTGCTGAGCGCCACTTGGTCGTCACAGCAGGCCCGGTGGACCGTCGTGGTCGAACGGTCCGACACCGGGGAGCGGTCCACCCTCACCTGCTCCTGGTTGTTCTGCGCCGCCGGCTACTACCGCTACGACGAGGGGTTCACTCCGCACTTCTCCGGGCGCGAGCGGTTCCGCGGCCGGATCGTACATCCGCAGCACTGGCCGGAGGACCTCGACTATGCGGGCAAACGCGTCGTCATCATCGGCAGCGGTGCCACCGCGGTGACCCTCGTGCCGGCGATGGCCGAAACCGCCGGACACGTCGTCATGCTGCAACGGACGCCGAGCTACATCCTGCCGGTGCCCGCCCGCGACAGGGTCGCCGACCTCCTGAAGGCGGCCTTCGGCGAGGAGCGCGGTCACGCACTGGCCCGGCGCAAGAACATCCTGCGGCAGGCCGCGGTCTGGGGCTTCTGCCGGCGGTTCCCCAAGGCGGCACGGCGGATCGTCCGACGCGTCAACGTCAAGATGCTGCCGGCGGGATATCCCGTGGACGAGCACTTCAATCCGCCCTACGACCCGTGGGACCAGCGGTTGTGCGCCGTGCCCGACGGCGACCTGTTCCGCGTGATCCGGCGCGGCGACGCCTCGATGGTGACCGACAGGATCGAGACCTTCACCGAGACCGGGCTGCGGCTGGCCTCGGGCCGCGAGCTGACCGCGGACATCGTGATCACGGCCACCGGTCTCAACGTCCAGGCCATGGGCGGAATCACGCTGAACGTCGACGGCCGGCCGGTCGAACTCGACGACACGGTCGCGTACAAGGGGATGATGCTCTCCGGAGTGCCGAACTTCGCCTACACGATCGGCTACACCAACGCCTCCTGGACGCTGAAGGTCGGCCTGCTGTGCGAGCACTTCTGCCGCTTGCTCACGCGCATGGACGAGGGCGGCTTCGACATCGCCTGCCCGGAGGTCGCCGACGCGGACATGCCGCTGCGCCCGTTCCTCGACTTCCAGGCCGGGTACATCCGCCGGGCTGTGGACCGGCTGCCCCGACAGGGCAACCGCGCACCGTGGCAGACGTCCCAGCAGTACCTCGGGGATGTCAAGCTGCTGCGCAAGCTGCCCGTGGACGATCCGGAGCTGCGGCTGGCCCGGAGCCCCGCGTACCGGTCCGCGCACTCCGCCGGCGCGACGCGGGCCGGGGTGTGA
- a CDS encoding S1 family peptidase, with amino-acid sequence MAQRRTALTTRALTGASVVVLTAGAALLPGAGSATAATGSAATSAAARAASAASLVARLGDRAAGSYYDAAARQFIVNITDPSMAGQVRNTGAVPRSVRYSTAQLRSALGTLTQRARIAGTAWAIDPRQDKVVVTVDPTVTGAKRAQLNTVVHSLGDKVAVRRAASAFKPLIAGGDAIWGSGVRCSLGFNVTVNGAPYFLTAGHCGNASSTWSDSQGGGEVGQTVDSQFPGTDYALVQYDDANSDHTSAVDLYGGGSQQITHAADAYVGESVQRSGSTSGVHGGSVTGLDATVNYQEGSVSGLIDTSVCAEPGDSGGALFDSDAAIGLTSGGSGDCTSGGETFFQPVPAALSAEGATLP; translated from the coding sequence ATGGCGCAACGCCGCACAGCTCTCACCACCCGCGCGCTCACCGGAGCGAGCGTCGTGGTCCTCACCGCCGGTGCCGCACTGCTCCCCGGTGCAGGCTCGGCCACGGCCGCCACCGGTTCCGCCGCCACCTCGGCCGCGGCCCGTGCCGCGTCCGCCGCGTCCCTCGTCGCCCGCCTGGGAGACCGCGCCGCCGGTTCCTACTACGACGCCGCGGCCCGCCAGTTCATCGTCAACATCACCGACCCGTCCATGGCCGGCCAGGTCCGCAACACCGGTGCCGTCCCCAGATCCGTGCGCTACTCCACCGCTCAACTCCGCAGCGCACTTGGCACATTGACTCAGCGCGCCCGGATAGCGGGCACCGCCTGGGCGATCGACCCCCGCCAGGACAAGGTGGTCGTGACCGTCGACCCGACGGTCACCGGAGCCAAGCGCGCCCAACTCAACACCGTGGTCCACTCCCTCGGCGACAAGGTCGCCGTCCGTCGGGCCGCGTCCGCGTTCAAGCCGCTCATCGCGGGCGGCGACGCCATCTGGGGCAGCGGTGTGCGCTGCTCCCTCGGCTTCAACGTGACGGTGAACGGCGCCCCGTACTTCCTGACCGCCGGGCACTGCGGCAACGCCTCCTCGACGTGGTCCGACTCGCAGGGCGGCGGCGAGGTCGGCCAGACCGTCGACTCCCAGTTCCCCGGCACCGACTACGCCCTGGTCCAGTACGACGACGCGAACAGCGACCACACCAGCGCCGTCGACCTCTACGGCGGCGGCAGCCAGCAGATCACCCACGCCGCCGACGCCTACGTGGGCGAATCGGTCCAGCGCAGCGGCAGCACCTCCGGTGTCCACGGCGGGTCGGTCACCGGACTCGACGCCACCGTGAACTACCAGGAGGGCTCGGTCTCCGGGCTCATCGACACCAGTGTGTGTGCCGAGCCCGGCGACAGCGGCGGCGCGCTCTTCGACAGCGACGCGGCGATCGGCCTGACCTCGGGAGGCAGCGGCGACTGCACCTCGGGCGGTGAGACCTTCTTCCAGCCGGTGCCTGCGGCGCTGAGCGCGGAGGGGGCGACTCTGCCGTAG
- a CDS encoding pyridoxamine 5'-phosphate oxidase family protein, with protein sequence MPTTGSAKQPTSELDARYSSALNPRPGASDVTATEWAEAQRQLAAAEIFWVSTVRPDGRLHVTPVIATLHDGVLYFSTGPGEQKARNLAHHRHCALTTGRNSLSEGLDLVIEGQAEPAADPTVLEEVIAAYEAKYGAHITSPEGTFHGIGDAIRKGNVVVFAVVPDTAYGFGRGDGVFTHTRWSF encoded by the coding sequence ATGCCGACGACAGGATCCGCCAAACAGCCCACGTCCGAGCTGGATGCTCGCTACAGCTCCGCGCTCAATCCCCGCCCGGGTGCCTCGGATGTCACCGCCACCGAGTGGGCCGAGGCCCAGCGGCAGCTGGCGGCGGCCGAGATCTTCTGGGTGTCCACGGTGCGGCCCGACGGACGGCTGCACGTGACGCCCGTGATCGCCACCCTGCACGACGGGGTGTTGTACTTCTCCACCGGCCCTGGGGAGCAGAAGGCGAGGAACCTCGCTCATCACCGGCACTGCGCGCTGACCACCGGCAGGAACTCGCTGAGCGAAGGGCTCGACCTCGTCATCGAGGGCCAGGCCGAGCCGGCTGCCGATCCGACGGTGCTGGAGGAGGTCATCGCGGCGTACGAGGCGAAGTACGGCGCACACATCACCTCGCCCGAGGGCACCTTCCACGGGATCGGCGATGCGATCCGAAAGGGGAACGTGGTGGTGTTCGCGGTGGTGCCGGACACCGCGTACGGCTTCGGTCGGGGTGACGGGGTTTTCACCCATACGCGGTGGAGTTTCTGA